One genomic window of Solanum stenotomum isolate F172 chromosome 9, ASM1918654v1, whole genome shotgun sequence includes the following:
- the LOC125877763 gene encoding probable glutathione S-transferase, which produces MGDEVVLLDTFVSVFGMRVRIALAEKGIQYEYKEEDLMNKSHLLLQMNPIHKKIPVLIHNGKPICESLIIVEYIDEVWKDKSPPLMPSDPYERAHARFWADYIGKKIYDGGMKIWSSKVEEHKTANIEFIECLKVLEGELGDKPYFEGENFGLVDMAFIPYYSWFPVYKKLSNLNIEAECPKFVAWAQRCMQKESVSKSLVDPDKVYEFIVLFRQKIGVA; this is translated from the exons atgggtGATGAAGTTGTTCTTTTGGATACTTTTGTGAGTGTTTTTGGGATGAGGGTGAGGATTGCCCTAGCTGAAAAAGGGATCCAATATGAATACAAAGAGGAGGATTTGATGAACAAAAGTCATTTACTCTTACAAATGAATCCAATTCACAAGAAAATCCCAGTGTTGATCCATAATGGAAAACCAATTTGTGAGTCACTCATAATTGTTGAGTACATAGATGAAGTTTGGAAGGACAAATCACCACCTTTGATGCCTAGTGATCCTTACGAGAGAGCTCATGCTAGGTTTTGGGCTGATTATATTGGAAAAA AAATTTATGATGGTGGAATGAAAATTTGGAGCTCAAAAGTGGAAGAGCACAAAACAGCCAATATAGAATTCATAGAGTGTTTGAAGGTGTTGGAAGGTGAATTGGGAGACAAGCCATACTTTGAAGGGGAAAATTTTGGACTTGTGGATATGGCTTTTATTCCTTATTATAGTTGGTTTCCTGTTTATAAAAAACTTAGCAACTTAAATATTGAAGCAGAGTGTCCTAAGTTTGTGGCATGGGCCCAAAGGTGTATGCAAAAGGAGAGTGTCTCTAAGTCTCTTGTTGATCCTGACAAAGTATATGAGTTTATTGTCTTGTTTAGACAGAAGATTGGTGTTGCCTAA
- the LOC125877757 gene encoding probable glutathione S-transferase, whose product MGDEVVLLDTFVSVFGMRVRIALAEKGIQYEYKEEDLMNKSHLLLQMNPIHKKIPVLIHNGKPICESLIIVEYIDEVWKDKSPPLMPSDPYKRAHARFWADYIGKKIYDGGMKIWSSKVEEHKTANIEFIECLKVLEGELGDKPYFEGENFGLVDMAFIPYYSWFPVYKKLSNLNIEAECPRFVAWAQRCMQKESVSKSLVDPDKVYEFIVLFRQKIGVA is encoded by the exons atgggtGATGAAGTTGTTCTTTTGGATACTTTTGTGAGTGTTTTTGGGATGAGGGTGAGGATTGCCCTAGCTGAAAAAGGGATCCAATATGAATACAAAGAGGAGGATTTGATGAACAAAAGTCATTTACTCTTACAAATGAATCCAATTCACAAGAAAATCCCAGTGTTGATCCATAATGGAAAACCAATTTGTGAGTCACTCATAATTGTTGAGTACATAGATGAAGTTTGGAAGGACAAATCACCACCTTTGATGCCTAGTGATCCTTACAAGAGAGCCCATGCTAGGTTTTGGGCTGATTATATTGGAAAAAAG ATTTATGATGGTGGAATGAAAATTTGGAGCTCAAAAGTGGAAGAGCACAAAACAGCCAATATAGAATTCATAGAGTGTTTGAAGGTGTTGGAAGGTGAATTGGGAGACAAGCCATACTTTGAAGGGGAAAATTTTGGACTTGTGGATATGGCTTTTATTCCTTATTATAGTTGGTTTCCTGTTTATAAAAAACTTAGCAACTTAAATATTGAAGCAGAGTGTCCTAGGTTTGTGGCATGGGCCCAAAGGTGTATGCAAAAGGAGAGTGTCTCTAAGTCTCTTGTTGATCCTGACAAAGTATATGAGTTTATTGTCTTGTTTAGACAGAAGATTGGTGTTGCCTAA
- the LOC125877758 gene encoding probable glutathione S-transferase — MADEVVLLGTYVSMFAVRVKIALADKGIQYEYKEENLVNKSPLLLQMNPIHKKIPVLIHNGKPICESLIIVEYIDEVWKDKSPLLPSDPYKKAQARFWADYVDKKIYDGGKKIWTTKVEDQEAANKEFIECLKVLEGELGDKPYFGGESFGFVDLALIPYYSWFPAYEKFGKFSIEPECPKFVAWAKRCMQKENVSKYLSDPDKIYDFVVMLRQRMGIA, encoded by the exons ATGGCTGATGAAGTTGTCCTTTTGGGTACATATGTGAGCATGTTTGCTGTGAGAGTAAAGATTGCCCTGGCTGACAAAGGGATCCAATATGAGTACAAAGAAGAGAACTTGGTGAACAAAAGTCCTTTACTCTTACAAATGAATCCAATTCACAAGAAAATCCCAGTGTTGATCCATAATGGAAAACCAATATGTGAGTCACTCATAATTGTTGAGTACATAGATGAAGTTTGGAAGGACAAATCACCTTTGTTGCCTAGTGATCCTTATAAGAAAGCTCAAGCTAGGTTTTGGGCAGATTATGTTGACAAAAAG ATTTATGATGGTGGAAAGAAAATTTGGACAACAAAAGTGGAGGACCAAGAAGCAGCCAATAAAGAATTCATAGAGTGTTTGAAGGTGTTGGAAGGGGAATTGGGAGACAAGCCATACTTTGGTGGAGAAAGTTTTGGTTTTGTGGATTTGGCACTTATTCCTTACTACAGTTGGTTCCCTGCTTATGAAAAATTTGGCAAATTTAGTATTGAACCAGAGTGTCCTAAGTTTGTGGCATGGGCCAAGAGGTGTATGCAAAAGGAGAATGTCTCTAAGTATCTTTCTGATCCTGACAAAATCTATGATTTTGTTGTCATGTTGAGACAGAGGATGGGCATTGCCTAA
- the LOC125877754 gene encoding probable glutathione S-transferase isoform X15, with amino-acid sequence MANDEVILLDFWPSMFGMRLRIALAEKEIKYEYKDEDLRNKSPLLLQMNPIHKKIPVLIHNGKPICESIIGVEYIDEVWKDKAPFLPSDPYERAQARFWADYIDKKLFDSGRKLWTTKGEEQEAAKKDFIECLKVLEGALGEKPYFGGDNFGFVDIALIGFYSWFHSYETYGNISTEAECPKFVAWAKRCMLRDSVAKSLPDQHKVLEFVKTLRHKFGIE; translated from the exons GTGATTCTGTTGGATTTTTGGCCTAGCATGTTTGGTATGAGGCTAAGGATTGCACTTGctgaaaaagagataaaatacGAGTACAAAGACGAGGATTTGAGGAACAAAAGTCCTCTGCTTTTGCAGATGAATCCTATCCACAAGAAAATCCCTGTTTTGATTCACAATGGAAAACCAATCTGTGAGTCTATTATTGGAGTTGAGTACATTGACGAAGTTTGGAAGGATAAAGCCCCTTTTCTCCCTTCAGATCCATATGAGAGAGCACAAGCTAGGTTTTGGGCTGACTACATTGACAAGAAG CTGTTTGATTCTGGGAGGAAGCTATGGACAACAAAGGGAGAAGAGCAAGAGGCAGCTAAGAAAGATTTCATAGAATGCCTTAAAGTGCTGGAGGGAGCACTTGGAGAGAAGCCTTACTTTGGAGGAGATAACTTTGGTTTTGTTGATATTGCACTGATTGGGTTCTACAGCTGGTTTCATTCTTATGAGACTTATGGTAACATCAGCACAGAAGCTGAGTGTCCAAAGTTTGTGGCTTGGGCCAAAAGGTGCATGCTGAGAGACAGTGTGGCTAAGTCTTTGCCTGACCAACATAAGGTCCTTGAGTTTGTAAAGACTCTTAGGCACAAGTTTGGAATTGAATAA
- the LOC125877754 gene encoding probable glutathione S-transferase isoform X22: MANDEVILLDFWPSMFGMRLRIALAEKEIKYEYKDEDLRNKSPLLLQMNPIHKKIPVLIHNGKPICESIIGVEYIDEVWKDKAPFLPSDPYERAQARFWADYIDKKLFDSGRKLWTTKGEEQEAAKKDFIECLKVLEGALGEKPYFGGDNFGFVDIALIGFYSWFHSYETYGNISTEAECPKFVAWAKRCMLRDSVAKSLPDQHKVLEFVKTLRHKFGIE; the protein is encoded by the exons ATGGCTAACGATGAG GTGATTCTGTTGGATTTTTGGCCTAGCATGTTTGGTATGAGGCTAAGGATTGCACTTGctgaaaaagagataaaatacGAGTACAAAGACGAGGATTTGAGGAACAAAAGTCCTCTGCTTTTGCAGATGAATCCTATCCACAAGAAAATCCCTGTTTTGATTCACAATGGAAAACCAATCTGTGAGTCTATTATTGGAGTTGAGTACATTGACGAAGTTTGGAAGGATAAAGCCCCTTTTCTCCCTTCAGATCCATATGAGAGAGCACAAGCTAGGTTTTGGGCTGACTACATTGACAAGAAG CTGTTTGATTCTGGGAGGAAGCTATGGACAACAAAGGGAGAAGAGCAAGAGGCAGCTAAGAAAGATTTCATAGAATGCCTTAAAGTGCTGGAGGGAGCACTTGGAGAGAAGCCTTACTTTGGAGGAGATAACTTTGGTTTTGTTGATATTGCACTGATTGGGTTCTACAGCTGGTTTCATTCTTATGAGACTTATGGTAACATCAGCACAGAAGCTGAGTGTCCAAAGTTTGTGGCTTGGGCCAAAAGGTGCATGCTGAGAGACAGTGTGGCTAAGTCTTTGCCTGACCAACATAAGGTCCTTGAGTTTGTAAAGACTCTTAGGCACAAGTTTGGAATTGAATAA
- the LOC125877754 gene encoding probable glutathione S-transferase isoform X16: MANDEVILLDFWPSMFGMRLRIALAEKEVKYEYREEDLKNKSPLLLQMNPIHKKIPVLIHNGKPICESIIGVEYIDEVWKDKAPLLPSDPYERAQARFWADYIDKKFYWPARKLWTTKGEEQETAKKDFIECLKVLEGELGEKPYFGGDNFGFVDIALIGFYCWFSAYETYGNFSTEAEFPKFFAWAKRCMLRDSVAKSLPDQHKVLEFVKTLRHKFGIE, encoded by the exons GTGATTTTGTTGGATTTTTGGCCTAGCATGTTTGGTATGAGGCTAAGGATTGCACTTGCTGAAAAAGAG GTTAAATATGAGTACAGAGAAGAGGATTTGAAGAACAAAAGCCCTCTGCTTTTGCAGATGAATCCTATTCACAAGAAAATCCCAGTTTTGATTCATAATGGAAAACCCATCTGTGAGTCTATTATTGGAGTCGAGTACATTGACGAAGTTTGGAAGGACAAAGCCCCTTTGCTCCCTTCTGATCCTTATGAGAGGGCACAAGCTAGGTTTTGGGCTGACTACATTGACAAGAag TTTTATTGGCCTGCAAGGAAGCTGTGGACAACAAAGGGAGAAGAGCAAGAGACAGCTAAGAAAGATTTCATAGAATGCCTTAAAGTGCTGGAGGGAGAACTAGGAGAGAAGCCTTATTTTGGAGGTGATAACTTTGGTTTTGTGGATATTGCTCTGATTGGGTTCTACTGCTGGTTTAGTGCCTATGAGACTTATGGTAACTTCAGCACAGAGGCTGAGTTCCCAAAGTTTTTTGCTTGGGCCAAGAG GTGCATGCTGAGAGACAGTGTGGCTAAGTCTTTGCCTGACCAACATAAGGTCCTTGAGTTTGTAAAGACTCTTAGGCACAAGTTTGGAATTGAATAA